In the genome of Aedes aegypti strain LVP_AGWG chromosome 2, AaegL5.0 Primary Assembly, whole genome shotgun sequence, the window atgcgggttctcccgaatgtccagtttgtgcaggtttagaggaaacggcggaacacgttttgttcgtgtgcccgcgtttccgcacaatgcgtgaccgcatgtttgccacatgcggtcgggacacgactccggacaatttggtccagaggatgtgtgcagacgagtttggctggaatgccgtttcatcggctatcacccacatcgtctcggaactccaaaggaggtggcgtgtggactcgaggagtgactagtgcagacgctaatcaacaggtggtccaagggttcgcagtcggctacgtaggtcataccggtgccctacggtcgagatcgacccttacagcgattaagtggccgcggggagaacatcctggtagcgctgctgtcgtggcgccggcctactgggtggatacgagcctctggttgttcggggcaggtggaggccccttcgtcagcaatcccagctggtgctagctgatagggcctgagccttcagtaggtcaaattgcgaagcccgcagtatcagttcttgatacctgcggtgcagctgggcgcgggcttagtggtcgaccctgcccgccttcagcggacaacgggaggtgaggaccacccgggaagctggcaatgcgccagcatgctaccttggtggacccccataagcgtgtcatcgatgttcgttgctgcatggctacgcagctaacctggaggatgcgatgtgcaatagcccctctccgaagcaatgccttcttggtggtcccggagagacgaagggtttggcggcaatggaaatggtttagtgggtcgggggtgtagtcctgtttactgcttgtacgtagtaaatggtccaaacaagtatgaaggtgagcctcatcgactcatgtaccgacattttctaacaaatgtcattttagtgtcaacaaatatctcgaaaataaaaaatcaggggatctcatttcgaggtgaaattgatcacttgtcaatgccattattgttagttctcaaaacaactctacatgataaatttgagctccctgaatccgaatatgcttgtcaaattctgaaaaattcaatatttatataaataacgaatagttaaatttcaagaattacgccgaaaatgcctaaatgtatgcaatttcctaagaaattcaatgatatctaacagaaatttaattatttcaaccaaatgagctaattggtacgagttttggtgatgaaatctggtttggggatatatctcaagcatcctcacaaactttcaggtttataccatgttcaaatccttgttttgaaatagaagttcataggtgtttatCAATACTGCACCGCGCATGATTTTGCaattatatattattttcatagttataaacattttttaacgcaaaacacttcacaacacacaatttgacaatagttacgacaaacaacgttcatttactgcagctaacattgatatttgtgctccattacgaataaataaaatcgtgtgatacgatgatcaattcgacccttctgatcaattacacccgattttacggtacgttaaaagatagcacagtactgtttTCGGCTAAGTTTCAGCTTTAAGTTCGATCTACCTATAGGacttgaggatcatccttttagttgaaaacttggccggtaggggcgctttttctgacttCCACTATATGAATCTTGTGGGTTAATAATGCAGTCTTTGTAACATATGATGttttagaaggttggtgtcttgcCAAGACTGGTTCAGTAGCTCATGAGCTGACATGCAGTGGTCATTCTGATatggaattacgccaccaggcggcgctagtgggcatggaatttttgtattgcgaatagctcagtagcctgaccacttagaaagatggcgtcttcggcatgTAGCTTGAGCATCATGGTTacttggtttttttttcaaatcgaaggTTGGTTAGTTTCCATCGTTTGCTATTCCGATGTACATATTTATAATTCTTGGTAAGGGCCATGGACCTTTCCTACGGTGGTGGATAACAAGACAGTTTAGTAGCTGGTCTTCAACAAGCTAGCTGCAGCCAACGTATTGACTCCTGTGAGAGGTTACTGGGTGGCAGACGTGATGGTGGTTGAGACAAGTGGAACAAAGTTTGAGAGCAATACTGAGAACACTGAGATAGCAGCAAAAGACTGTTTCATCAATGATAAAGAGGTAAGCAATGCGATAGGTACCATGCAATTTTGTAGTTTCCTGTAGTTCTTCCTTACAAACAGCCAACTGGTAACTGGTCGACATGTGCAGTAGCTAAATCCTTATAGTTGTGGATAGTTATGGATAGGAAATAAATAGCCAGTTGATTTTAAtacttgaataaataaaataatttattcgtCGCTTAGATTCCTAATTTTACAAATCTACGGAAACTACATACAAAAAGTTGGGTCATCTAAGGAGAAATGCTTTTACATAGCATCGTACACTTTAACTCCAGCAATCGTTGCTTCGAGCAGTGACTCGAGTCACTGCTGACGTTGCTGAAGGCTTCTTCGTTTGTATTCctatctacagaaaaaaaaatcatcgtttaTCATCATATACATCCGTTTCGAGTATCACTGGTTAAGTTCTCGCTTGCTTTCATCTTACGCAATAAATATGAGTCGTCAATAAATACTAAATCCTCTAACATGCTCTGGGATCGGTCTCTTGTTGGGTCTAGAACCGTGCGCGGACCTGGTTGATCCAGTCCAGGTAGTGAGCGACCTTCACGTAGACTCCAGGCACGTTAGCCTTTCCGCAACCGATACCCCAGGACACGATACCAACAACTTGCCAGCTTCCATTGCGTTCGCAAACCAATGGGCCACCTCCGTCACCCTTGCACGCATCCTTACCTTCCTCTCCGCCGGCACAAATGAAACCCGGGTTCAAGTTGTAGCTATATCCAAGACGAGTCTGACGGAGTTGGTTCTGGCACTGGTGGTGGTTCACGATTGGCACATCGACTTCCTTGAGGATGTTCTGGTACTTGCCGTAATCGCCGAAGGCATCCTTACCCCAACCGGTTGTCCAGCAGCGCTGTCCGGAGAAATCGGTGAACTTATCGGGTAGACAAGCTGGCGAGATGTGTGGAGTTCCGGTAAAGTCAACCGGACGGTCCATCTTCAGGATGGCCAAATCGTTGTCGAGGGTACCGGCGTAGTACTCGGGGTGAACCTGCACGGAGATAACATCCCGTTCGATGTACGGATAGAATTCAACATCGTGGTTTACGTCCCATTCGCCCAGACGAACGCGGAGATCGAAGCCGTTGTAACTAGGGTTGGGAGAAAAAGATAAAATGAATTTGATGGAATGGCCTGATGATAATAAGGGAACCTACGTTTTAACACAATGAGCAGCGGTGATGATGTACtgattgtcgatcaaagtaccTCCACAGACGTAAACCGATTCCTTGGGATCCTTCTTCAGGATGGCGACCTGCCATGGGTATTCACCGAATTCACTGTCCCCATCGACGTAGACTGGATTCTTGATGCGACCATTGATGCCTTGGGCGTTGCGAAGACCACACTTGCCCAGATTGGCATGGGAAGGTTGTTGCGGAGGACGGTAAGCTGGACGACGACAGCAAACGCTGCGAGCTGGGCactgttgctgttgctgctgttggGGACGAGCTCCAAAGTATGCCTGACGCTGTGAATATGATGAGAGGATTGGCAAGTTTGAACGTAGTTTGAGAAAATGACATATGTTTATTAGGGATGTTGATGAGTCCTGAAGTGTTCACGGTTTGTTAATCGCTTACCTTCTCTGCTGAAATAGATTTTTCCTGTACTTCAACCTGTTCACTAGGTACTGCCTGTGAGTCAATTTCCTTGAGCGGTTCCAAGGGTTCCAGCTGGTCCGGAGCCGGAACGTCGGTGGATCGACGACTACGTGGGAAGCTAACGGTGTTACTACCTTCGGAATGTCCTGGTGCTGGTGTTGGCACGTTCTGAGTAGGTGGAAGTCTTACGTTACTATCTTGATAGTTTTGATACTGTCTACCATAGTGTACTCTATTCTGATTGAGGGAGTCGGGTTGGTTCTGGGGATAGACCGATTGGTACTGGAAGTTACCGATCGGGGGTTGCTGCTGAGGGAAGGAAATGTTTGCAGCTCTACCGATGTCACTGGGATTGTAGTCTAATTCTACGTCAGATGAGGAAGCAGCGTCCCGGTAGAAAGGAGGTCTTGGTCCATAAAATGGAGGTTGTGGAGGGCCGCTTGGGATGAATGGAGGACCTGAAGGTCGGATTGGGCCAGGATATATGGGTCCAGGGCCAGGGGGACGAGGATATAGAGGTCCAGGACCGTGATGGATAGGCCCAGGACCGTTATAGACAGGTCCTGGAGGTTTCGTGAAGATAAGCTCTGGACCAGCTGGACCGAAGGAAGGCGATGAACCATGGATGAATGGTGGTCCATGTGGAGGGCGGTAGACAGGTGGTGGTGGAGGATAACCATAGTGGTTGTGAACGTGATCGTGCTGATTGAAAACGTGCAGAATGTTTTGCTTTTTAGCGGACAGCAGATGGCCCACTTTATGAACAATATTTTCAGTAGGAGTCACGTGGAGGTTGACGAGCGGTTTCACGACCTTATCGCCGTACTCATCCTTCGTGACTTGGAAGGAAAACAGAGGGTTTACGTTGACCAACCCGAGATTGAGACCATTTGCACCAATAGAACCAAAGTAGGGATTCCCGGCGGGATTCGGCCCATAAGGGTTCAACGGGTACGAAGGATACGGTAGACCAAAGGACACCCCAAAGGTAGGAACAACTTTCTTTCCACCTCCTCCTTCACCACCGTGGCCACCTCCCAACAAACGCTAAAACAATACAAGTAAACAAACCAGTTTTAGACAGTGTTGTGGTCGTAAGCGTGCAAAGCTGTTGAACGGTTGAAGAGTTCGTCAACTGTTCAACAGCGTGGGGCTTAGTCCAGTACGTTTTTTTTGTGAGCGAAGCCAAAGCTTATGGTCAGAATGTATTGTTTTAGTGTTCGTTTTAGAGGAGTTTTTATCTTTAAGGTGTTCTTGGTTTAGATTCAGTGTCCGGTTTGGTCAACATTACAACGAAGTTACGTACAAAGCAGTATTGTACAGGTAAAATCTATTTCAGCTAGTCGGTTAACGTGATTTAGGTTAGGTGTGGATGTTAGTACAGGCCGAAACGTGGATTAggtttttgtaattttgatTGGTGATTAGTTCGAAGTGTGAAGGAAGAATGCGGAAACTTACCGGTTCGATGTTGGCTTTGTCATCGCTCTTGTCTGATTTCGCTGTAGCGGCCGCTTCTCGCTTGGTAATCTTCTTAGCTGGCTCGGTAACGTTGGCAGATCGGGCTTCTGCAGTTATGTTCTTCGGGGCTTGGACGATGGTCATAACGCCCTTGGCATCGGTGATAACAACTTGCTCGGTGTCGGCTTGGATATCGGTCTTCAGATTGCGGGGATCCAACGGAAGGATCAAATCGTCACGACGGCCAACGACATCTTGTGCTGGACACTGGTCGTATGGAACGCAAACACAATCCTCGTTACGGTTGCTGAAGGCATTGTTACCGCTGTATTGAGCATTGCTGTTGCCATTGTACTGTCCGTTGTTGATCGAGTACTGGTTCTGGTTGAACTGACCATTGTTGTTATTGTTGGTATTGCTGTACTGTCCGTTGTACTGTTGGCTGTATTTGCTGTAGTCGCTGCTGTAGCTGTTCAATCCGTTGGCTGGCCCTTTGACGTTCAGTTCTTTTTTGTAAAGGTTAGGGTTGGACGAGTGGAATCCTCCCTGGCTAGTCTGATAGTTACCGCTGCTCAATGCGTTGTAGTTGTTATTGCTGCTGCTACCGCTTCCAGCATTATCGACAGAATACGAACCGTAAACGGTATTGCTCGAGGAGCTGCCAAATGTGGCTGGGGCTTGGCTGTAGTAGTTGTTCGAAGTACCGCTGATTGGCTTAGACTGTGAAGCGTAGTTTCCGAACTGTCCGaagttgttgttgctgttggtGGATCCCTTCAGATCTTGATAATCGAAGTCCTTGCCACCAGATGGGTTGAAACCGCCTAGACTAGAGCTTCCAGAGTTTCCGTACGCACTAGAAGAGTACAGGCTATTGCTGGAAGATGAGCTACCACCGACAGCCGATCCAGTGATAATTTCTGGGGCTAATGGGATGGGGTTGTTAACGACGACGGTTTTCTCGCCTTTTCCTCCTTCGATGTGATGGTAGTGGTGGTGGATGTGCTGTTCGACTGGTGGAGTCTTCAATACGGTTGGTCCATCGCCGATAATGACGCCTGGTGGTTTGTTGGGGTTTTCGAATTCGTAAGGGATGTCACTGCCTTCGTAAATTGGACCTAAAGGTTTTGAGGGATAGGATGAAAAGGAATTGGATTGACTGGAATAGAGGCCGCCAAAAGAGGAACTACCTTGGAAGGAATTGGGACCGCCATAGGGTGGCTGTTGAGAGGAAAATCCAACTTTTTGTTGAGGACGGTTAGGAGGGAGTGGCATGGGTTGAGGTGGGCCATAAGGACCTTGGTGAGGTTTTTGTTGAGGTGGTTTTTGGTAGTATTGAGGGCCTTGTTGAGGAGGGCCAGGTGGGCCACGGACAGGGATGGTAGCGATTGGACGGCCAACTGGTTTAAGGGCAACGGGTTGAGCGTAGATGAGGTTTTGGGGGTTCAGGTAGGGACGTCTGCCGTCGACAAGTTCACCATCGCACTGCATGAGTCCAAGAGCGCAGAGTTTCTCCTTGATGATGTTGCGTGCTTCAGCGTCATCGGAGTTCTGGATCGCTTGCATGACCGAGGGGTCGGTGTAGATCTCATCGAAACCCTCCAAACTACGGCCCTGGCGACCGCTGTCCAGGATATAGTTGATAATGTCGTCATCGCCAACTTCTGTCACATTTTGGCTGCCGTCTTGTCGTTTCTCGCGGATCAAGTCGTCCATAAAGGTTTCTCCGTTGTTCAGCCAGTTCCATTCGTCGGCGTTGGTGGCCGTCACGGCCATCAATACCACCAGTGCGGCGGTGGTTATGAGATTCATATTGTTTCTGTGAACGAGAAAATGTGAGAAATGTGATCGATCAGTTCTTTGTGCTTCAGAGTTCAACGAACGCCCCAGCTCGGTTCAAACTCGGCTCACACTGACCCAGTTATTGATCAATTAACACGTTCACATACTTGTTTGTGTACCCCCATTTCACGAGGTCCGATTACCTAACCCAAGCCCCAGTGCGCCTGTTTGGGCATTATGGCATCCATTGAAGGCACCACGCCGCGGTCACTCGCATCTTCGTGTGGAACCAAAACAGATGCGAAGCATACGCGAATGACCGACTCATACAAATGAGATAATAACCGCCTTGGCTCggtctttttttaaattgtacCGTCCTAGTGCAAACCGAAGCAACCCGAATAGAAATAAACTATATATTTCATCACAATAGATTCTTGGATGAACTTTGAATGAGGTTATGTTGTTTCAGGCTAAGCAACCGTTAGAAAAATGAAAACGCTAGTTTTAATTATTCCCGACGTTTCGGAGGATTTGGGACACTTTTCAAGGGTTCAATCACTACGGTTTCCTACTTAAGATAAGTTAACGGAGTTAACGGTATTTTTTGGagtgatttggaaaaaatttgACGATGAGTTAGAGGACTGAGCACAAAAAGTTctctttttccatagtaatttccatatacaaTCCGAATGGCGTGCGCTCAGccaaaaatcttacaaatcatttcaaactttgggagaatgaatttcttcataattgacaccgtttaaggcTCTTCTTATTAGGAgagcagaaacttcaaaatatGCATTGatcaagttaaaaaaaatcattcaccaTTTGATGTATGGTTGACAACGTTTTGTTCTATGGTTCTGCTGTCAGTGTTTTCTACCATATATTAAATAGTTTACAAATGGTTACAAATCATCCAGTTACAGTTGATCGAGTTTATCTTATTGTTTTTCTACAGTTTTCTATTCGGGAACCATCGTATTATTTCCACTTCACTGGTCACCAGCATCCCTCCTTCTGCCGGTGCATCACTCTGGCATAGCCTACTGCGTGCAGAAAAAACAGTTCTGCAATCAACAAACTGCGACAAGCGAATCAGGAAGAGCAGGTACTAAAGTGCCAACGTTAGTCGCCCAACAGCGCAACCAATCTTTCACTTTTACTTTCGTGGTGCAAAAGAGCGGAAACTTTTCTCCGCAGCGCCATGTGacggcaaaaaaaaacaatggcgATTGTTTCCCCATGGATCAATCAGATCTCATTAATGCATTTATGTACGCCGCCTTCTCGGAGCTTCGTATAGAATGAGGACTCCCCGAAGCGTGACGAGCTCTAATCGTAGTGTGCCACGAAGACGATATAATAGGGCCACCCGAGATGGTTGTGGTGGTGGAGCTGGTGGTCATCGGCTCCTTTGTTTGTCACCATGGCGACGTGCATTCAGCATGCAGTGACACCTCTTGTGGGCGCGATTATTGGGGTCGCAAGCGACGGAAAATTGCATCACATCGCCGCAGCCGACGCgaacgaagaaaaaaaaaagtgtaaacAAACGTTACGTTggcagattttttattttcgtccgTGCGAATAAGGTGCGAGGCGTAGAGCGTGAAAGTGAAGCGGCGTTCGGGTGAGGAGAGCGCATTGACCTTCAAAATCGCCGCTTTTGGGTGCGAGCGCGCTCTTTAGCGTAGGGGAAGATGCGTCACCGTTTTGGTGGTGTGGGGCAAGGCAACAAGCACGCAGCAAGACGCCCGTTGTTGGTTTAGGGAAGGTCTGCGCGGCTGTCGATAAGACGCTAATGAAACCGAGAgtgattttttgtgtttgtttctGCGAAAAAGGTTGCTGGCCTTGTGGGTGGGGTAACGTATAGTCAACAAGTCTGAGATCAGCTATCTGAGGCAGTTTGAGGCTGTTTAGCAAGGTTTGGACGAGTTATGTAACACGTTAAGGTGGAAGATAAGGTTGACTTCAATTGATTTTGCAAGATATTACTAATATAGCGCAttgcaaatcaaatgaaaaaaaaaaaatcttgtgattcGCTTCGAAGATAATTTTTAGAGGTATACATAACTTGCCCTACAATTTGGATCAtacatttttcgttcaaaagATATCTTGTTGAAACAGTTGGGTTGAATTGTGTGCCTCACATTACTCTACAATACATCGTTTTTGCTACTCATTATTGACGTCATGACTTTGAATATTACCTTAGTTACACATTTAAATTGTCAGGTTCTAGGCTATTTCAACCTAAAGAATGTTACTGTTGTAAGATTTTGAAGTTTACACGTGTAGAacaaacacgtgtcaaatgtacaaattggaCAAATTAAACTAATCATAACGTCTGTAACATAGCCATGAAGAAGTGAATTGTCTAACCATGTAATTCTATTCGATTTTTCACAgataaaaattatgtttaacctacaaaatttcatttctcaGGCTTACAAACACTAATGATGCCGTTAAAGGGTTTCTAAGCGTCAGTTTTGAATCCAGAAAATCTCTCTGGGAGTGTTTTTGACAATTAT includes:
- the LOC5571811 gene encoding uncharacterized protein LOC5571811 isoform X2, coding for MNLITTAALVVLMAVTATNADEWNWLNNGETFMDDLIREKRQDGSQNVTEVGDDDIINYILDSGRQGRSLEGFDEIYTDPSVMQAIQNSDDAEARNIIKEKLCALGLMQCDGELVDGRRPYLNPQNLIYAQPVALKPVGRPIATIPVRGPPGPPQQGPQYYQKPPQQKPHQGPYGPPQPMPLPPNRPQQKVGFSSQQPPYGGPNSFQGSSSFGGLYSSQSNSFSSYPSKPLGPIYEGSDIPYEFENPNKPPGVIIGDGPTVLKTPPVEQHIHHHYHHIEGGKGEKTVVVNNPIPLAPEIITGSAVGGSSSSSNSLYSSSAYGNSGSSSLGGFNPSGGKDFDYQDLKGSTNSNNNFGQFGNYASQSKPISGTSNNYYSQAPATFGSSSSNTVYGSYSVDNAGSGSSSNNNYNALSSGNYQTSQGGFHSSNPNLYKKELNVKGPANGLNSYSSDYSKYSQQYNGQYSNTNNNNNGQFNQNQYSINNGQYNGNSNAQYSGNNAFSNRNEDCVCVPYDQCPAQDVVGRRDDLILPLDPRNLKTDIQADTEQVVITDAKGVMTIVQAPKNITAEARSANVTEPAKKITKREAAATAKSDKSDDKANIEPNVPTPAPGHSEGSNTVSFPRSRRSTDVPAPDQLEPLEPLKEIDSQAVPSEQVEVQEKSISAEKRQAYFGARPQQQQQQQCPARSVCCRRPAYRPPQQPSHANLGKCGLRNAQGINGRIKNPVYVDGDSEFGEYPWQVAILKKDPKESVYVCGGTLIDNQYIITAAHCVKTYNGFDLRVRLGEWDVNHDVEFYPYIERDVISVQVHPEYYAGTLDNDLAILKMDRPVDFTGTPHISPACLPDKFTDFSGQRCWTTGWGKDAFGDYGKYQNILKEVDVPIVNHHQCQNQLRQTRLGYSYNLNPGFICAGGEEGKDACKGDGGGPLVCERNGSWQVVGIVSWGIGCGKANVPGVYVKVAHYLDWINQVRARF
- the LOC5571811 gene encoding uncharacterized protein LOC5571811 isoform X1; translation: MNLITTAALVVLMAVTATNADEWNWLNNGETFMDDLIREKRQDGSQNVTEVGDDDIINYILDSGRQGRSLEGFDEIYTDPSVMQAIQNSDDAEARNIIKEKLCALGLMQCDGELVDGRRPYLNPQNLIYAQPVALKPVGRPIATIPVRGPPGPPQQGPQYYQKPPQQKPHQGPYGPPQPMPLPPNRPQQKVGFSSQQPPYGGPNSFQGSSSFGGLYSSQSNSFSSYPSKPLGPIYEGSDIPYEFENPNKPPGVIIGDGPTVLKTPPVEQHIHHHYHHIEGGKGEKTVVVNNPIPLAPEIITGSAVGGSSSSSNSLYSSSAYGNSGSSSLGGFNPSGGKDFDYQDLKGSTNSNNNFGQFGNYASQSKPISGTSNNYYSQAPATFGSSSSNTVYGSYSVDNAGSGSSSNNNYNALSSGNYQTSQGGFHSSNPNLYKKELNVKGPANGLNSYSSDYSKYSQQYNGQYSNTNNNNNGQFNQNQYSINNGQYNGNSNAQYSGNNAFSNRNEDCVCVPYDQCPAQDVVGRRDDLILPLDPRNLKTDIQADTEQVVITDAKGVMTIVQAPKNITAEARSANVTEPAKKITKREAAATAKSDKSDDKANIEPRLLGGGHGGEGGGGKKVVPTFGVSFGLPYPSYPLNPYGPNPAGNPYFGSIGANGLNLGLVNVNPLFSFQVTKDEYGDKVVKPLVNLHVTPTENIVHKVGHLLSAKKQNILHVFNQHDHVHNHYGYPPPPPVYRPPHGPPFIHGSSPSFGPAGPELIFTKPPGPVYNGPGPIHHGPGPLYPRPPGPGPIYPGPIRPSGPPFIPSGPPQPPFYGPRPPFYRDAASSSDVELDYNPSDIGRAANISFPQQQPPIGNFQYQSVYPQNQPDSLNQNRVHYGRQYQNYQDSNVRLPPTQNVPTPAPGHSEGSNTVSFPRSRRSTDVPAPDQLEPLEPLKEIDSQAVPSEQVEVQEKSISAEKRQAYFGARPQQQQQQQCPARSVCCRRPAYRPPQQPSHANLGKCGLRNAQGINGRIKNPVYVDGDSEFGEYPWQVAILKKDPKESVYVCGGTLIDNQYIITAAHCVKTYNGFDLRVRLGEWDVNHDVEFYPYIERDVISVQVHPEYYAGTLDNDLAILKMDRPVDFTGTPHISPACLPDKFTDFSGQRCWTTGWGKDAFGDYGKYQNILKEVDVPIVNHHQCQNQLRQTRLGYSYNLNPGFICAGGEEGKDACKGDGGGPLVCERNGSWQVVGIVSWGIGCGKANVPGVYVKVAHYLDWINQVRARF
- the LOC5571811 gene encoding uncharacterized protein LOC5571811 isoform X4, whose translation is MNLITTAALVVLMAVTATNADEWNWLNNGETFMDDLIREKRQDGSQNVTEVGDDDIINYILDSGRQGRSLEGFDEIYTDPSVMQAIQNSDDAEARNIIKEKLCALGLMQCDGELVDGRRPYLNPQNLIYAQPVALKPVGRPIATIPVRGPPGPPQQGPQYYQKPPQQKPHQGPYGPPQPMPLPPNRPQQKVGFSSQQPPYGGPNSFQGSSSFGGLYSSQSNSFSSYPSKPLGPIYEGSDIPYEFENPNKPPGVIIGDGPTVLKTPPVEQHIHHHYHHIEGGKGEKTVVVNNPIPLAPEIITGSAVGGSSSSSNSLYSSSAYGNSGSSSLGGFNPSGGKDFDYQDLKGSTNSNNNFGQFGNYASQSKPISGTSNNYYSQAPATFGSSSSNTVYGSYSVDNAGSGSSSNNNYNALSSGNYQTSQGGFHSSNPNLYKKELNVKGPANGLNSYSSDYSKYSQQYNGQYSNTNNNNNGQFNQNQYSINNGQYNGNSNAQYSGNNAFSNRNEDCVCVPYDQCPAQDVVGRRDDLILPLDPRNLKTDIQADTEQVVITDAKGVMTIVQAPKNITAEARSANVTEPAKKITKREAAATAKSDKSDDKANIEPRQAYFGARPQQQQQQQCPARSVCCRRPAYRPPQQPSHANLGKCGLRNAQGINGRIKNPVYVDGDSEFGEYPWQVAILKKDPKESVYVCGGTLIDNQYIITAAHCVKTYNGFDLRVRLGEWDVNHDVEFYPYIERDVISVQVHPEYYAGTLDNDLAILKMDRPVDFTGTPHISPACLPDKFTDFSGQRCWTTGWGKDAFGDYGKYQNILKEVDVPIVNHHQCQNQLRQTRLGYSYNLNPGFICAGGEEGKDACKGDGGGPLVCERNGSWQVVGIVSWGIGCGKANVPGVYVKVAHYLDWINQVRARF
- the LOC5571811 gene encoding uncharacterized protein LOC5571811 isoform X3, translating into MNLITTAALVVLMAVTATNADEWNWLNNGETFMDDLIREKRQDGSQNVTEVGDDDIINYILDSGRQGRSLEGFDEIYTDPSVMQAIQNSDDAEARNIIKEKLCALGLMQCDGELVDGRRPYLNPQNLIYAQPVALKPVGRPIATIPVRGPPGPPQQGPQYYQKPPQQKPHQGPYGPPQPMPLPPNRPQQKVGFSSQQPPYGGPNSFQGPIYEGSDIPYEFENPNKPPGVIIGDGPTVLKTPPVEQHIHHHYHHIEGGKGEKTVVVNNPIPLAPEIITGSAVGGSSSSSNSLYSSSAYGNSGSSSLGGFNPSGGKDFDYQDLKGSTNSNNNFGQFGNYASQSKPISGTSNNYYSQAPATFGSSSSNTVYGSYSVDNAGSGSSSNNNYNALSSGNYQTSQGGFHSSNPNLYKKELNVKGPANGLNSYSSDYSKYSQQYNGQYSNTNNNNNGQFNQNQYSINNGQYNGNSNAQYSGNNAFSNRNEDCVCVPYDQCPAQDVVGRRDDLILPLDPRNLKTDIQADTEQVVITDAKGVMTIVQAPKNITAEARSANVTEPAKKITKREAAATAKSDKSDDKANIEPNVPTPAPGHSEGSNTVSFPRSRRSTDVPAPDQLEPLEPLKEIDSQAVPSEQVEVQEKSISAEKRQAYFGARPQQQQQQQCPARSVCCRRPAYRPPQQPSHANLGKCGLRNAQGINGRIKNPVYVDGDSEFGEYPWQVAILKKDPKESVYVCGGTLIDNQYIITAAHCVKTYNGFDLRVRLGEWDVNHDVEFYPYIERDVISVQVHPEYYAGTLDNDLAILKMDRPVDFTGTPHISPACLPDKFTDFSGQRCWTTGWGKDAFGDYGKYQNILKEVDVPIVNHHQCQNQLRQTRLGYSYNLNPGFICAGGEEGKDACKGDGGGPLVCERNGSWQVVGIVSWGIGCGKANVPGVYVKVAHYLDWINQVRARF